A region of Subtercola boreus DNA encodes the following proteins:
- a CDS encoding phosphoglyceromutase, with protein sequence MTEPYTLILLRHGNSDWNQKNLFTGWVDVGLSEQGVGEAKRAGELLAESGLAPDVLYTSRLVRAIDTANLALAVAGRLWIDVKRSWRLNERHYGALQGKDKAQTLAEYGAEQFQTWRRSYDVPPPPIADDDEYSQLGDPRYADLGDAVPRTECLKDVVDRMLPYWFSDITVDLAAGKTVLVTAHGNSLRALVKHLDTISDDDIAELNIPTGIPLVYRLDENFVPIEPAVYLDPEAAAAGAAAVANQGNKK encoded by the coding sequence ATGACTGAGCCCTACACCTTGATCCTGCTGCGCCACGGTAACAGCGACTGGAACCAGAAGAACCTGTTCACGGGATGGGTCGACGTGGGGCTGAGCGAGCAGGGTGTCGGCGAGGCGAAGCGTGCGGGCGAACTGCTGGCCGAGTCGGGCCTCGCGCCCGACGTGCTCTACACGTCGCGGCTCGTGCGCGCCATCGATACCGCGAACCTCGCGCTCGCCGTCGCAGGCCGACTCTGGATCGACGTGAAGCGCTCCTGGCGCCTCAACGAGCGCCACTACGGCGCCCTCCAGGGCAAGGACAAGGCGCAGACGCTCGCCGAGTACGGGGCGGAGCAGTTCCAGACCTGGCGGCGCTCCTACGACGTGCCGCCGCCCCCCATCGCCGATGACGACGAGTACTCGCAGCTCGGCGACCCGCGTTACGCAGACCTCGGTGATGCCGTGCCCCGAACCGAGTGCCTGAAGGACGTCGTCGACCGGATGCTGCCCTACTGGTTCAGCGACATCACCGTCGATCTCGCCGCCGGCAAGACCGTGTTGGTGACCGCGCACGGCAACTCGCTGCGGGCACTCGTCAAGCACCTCGACACCATCTCGGACGACGACATCGCCGAGCTGAACATCCCCACGGGCATCCCGCTCGTCTACAGGCTCGACGAGAACTTCGTGCCCATCGAGCCCGCCGTCTACCTCGACCCCGAGGCGGCCGCCGCCGGTGCGGCCGCGGTCGCGAACCAGGGGAACAAGAAATAA
- the phoU gene encoding phosphate signaling complex protein PhoU translates to MREVFQQELREVQERLVEISRLVVVAITNATTAFNESDVALAEQVIAEDSKIDALASDLDELAISIMALQQPVARDLRIVVSALRMSASLERMGDIAEHIAQLARYRYPDKVAKDSLLGVFSEMGALDVEVAEMLSRLIETEDLALADEIRDKDDRIDELHVSVFEAVLSETWAGTSVNTVDVTLASRYHERFADHAVSIAKKVKYLATGEWTGSGVR, encoded by the coding sequence ATGCGCGAGGTTTTCCAGCAGGAACTGCGGGAAGTTCAGGAGCGACTGGTCGAGATCAGCCGTCTCGTCGTCGTCGCCATCACCAACGCGACCACCGCATTCAACGAGTCCGACGTGGCGCTGGCCGAGCAGGTCATCGCCGAGGACTCCAAGATCGACGCCCTGGCATCGGATCTCGACGAGCTCGCCATCAGCATCATGGCTCTGCAGCAGCCGGTCGCCCGCGACCTCCGGATCGTCGTCAGCGCCCTCCGCATGAGCGCCTCGCTCGAACGGATGGGCGACATCGCCGAGCACATCGCCCAGCTGGCCCGCTACCGCTACCCCGACAAGGTCGCGAAAGACAGCCTGCTCGGCGTGTTCAGCGAGATGGGCGCCCTCGACGTGGAGGTGGCCGAGATGCTCAGCCGCCTGATCGAGACCGAAGACCTGGCGCTGGCCGACGAGATCCGCGACAAGGACGACCGGATCGACGAGCTGCACGTCAGCGTCTTCGAAGCGGTGCTCAGCGAGACCTGGGCCGGCACCTCGGTGAACACCGTCGACGTCACGCTGGCGTCGCGCTACCACGAGCGGTTCGCCGACCACGCGGTCAGCATCGCGAAGAAGGTCAAGTACCTCGCGACCGGCGAGTGGACCGGCTCGGGCGTGCGCTAG